In a genomic window of Gossypium arboreum isolate Shixiya-1 chromosome 7, ASM2569848v2, whole genome shotgun sequence:
- the LOC108459502 gene encoding 50S ribosomal protein L12, chloroplastic: MASSTLSTLSLSSPSYPSPTTTTAHFFKTPSLQFPLRSTATTTLTHRTTFLRPLNATAAPEKIENLGTEISNLTLEEARTLVDYLQDKLGVSAAAFAPAAVAVAAPDAGGAGAPVVEEKTEFDVVIEEVPSNARIAVIKAVRGLTSLALKEAKELIEGLPKKFKEGVSKEEADDAKKQLEEAGAKVSIA, translated from the coding sequence ATGGCTTCCTCAACACTCTCAACTCTTTCTCTCAGTTCCCCTTCTTATCCTTCACCCACTACTACTACAGCCCATTTTTTCAAAACCCCTTCTCTTCAATTCCCTCTCCGTTCCACCGCCACTACTACCCTCACCCACCGTACCACATTCCTCCGTCCTCTCAACGCCACCGCGGCACCCGAAAAAATCGAAAACCTCGGCACTGAAATCTCCAACTTAACCCTCGAAGAAGCCCGAACACTCGTCGACTACCTCCAGGACAAACTCGGTGTCTCCGCCGCTGCATTTGCCCCTGCGGCCGTAGCTGTCGCAGCACCAGATGCCGGTGGTGCCGGAGCTCCAGTTGTTGAGGAAAAGACGGAGTTTGATGTGGTGATTGAGGAAGTTCCCAGCAATGCGAGGATAGCGGTGATTAAGGCTGTGAGGGGTCTAACTAGTTTGGCATTGAAAGAAGCTAAGGAATTGATTGAAGGGCTGCCTAAGAAATTTAAAGAAGGAGTTTCTAAAGAGGAAGCTGATGATGCCAAGAAACAGCTTGAAGAAGCTGGTGCTAAAGTTTCTATTGCTTAG
- the LOC108459514 gene encoding universal stress protein A-like protein, whose protein sequence is METTEPEANVTRIMLAVNESSIKGYPHASISSRGAFEWTIQKIVRSNTSGFKLLFLHVQAPHEDGFEDMDSIYAFPEDFKTMKHRDQTRGLHLLEYFVTRCHEIGVACEAWIKEGDPKEVICREAKRMQPDLLVVGNRGLGPFQRVIAGTVSEFCVKHAECPVVSIKRRPGETPQDPVDD, encoded by the exons ATGGAGACAACTGAGCCTGAGGCAAACGTAACTCGGATAATGTTAGCAGTGAACGAGTCAAGTATCAAAGGTTACCCTCACGCTTCCATAAGTAGCAGAGGAGCTTTCGAATGGACTATTCAGAAGATCGTTCGATCCAATACTTCCGGTTTCAAGCTTCTCTTCCTCCATGTTCAAGCTCCTCATGAAGACG GATTCGAGGACATGGACAGCATATATGCCTTTCCTGAGGATTTCAAGACCATGAAGCACAGGGACCAAACCAGAGGGCTTCATTTGCTGGAATATTTTGTCACAAGGTGTCATGAGATTGGG GTTGCTTGTGAAGCTTGGATCAAGGAAGGTGATCCAAAGGAAGTTATCTGTCGAGAAGCGAAGAGGATGCAGCCCGATCTCCTTGTTGTCGGGAACAGAGGACTTGGTCCTTTCCAACG GGTTATTGCTGGAACTGTGAGTGAATTCTGTGTGAAGCATGCTGAGTGCCCTGTGGTAAGCATCAAACGCAGACCAGGTGAAACTCCACAGGACCCTGTTGATGACTAA
- the LOC108469472 gene encoding uncharacterized protein LOC108469472 isoform X2: protein MGGLEQRFPVPYKNLSVEIKGNKTDLVVCRYDDHFLVMATQIGTMGTILHARKEQGFTVQPTFNVSVIFGKRDEPMLLAITRQLIEHISSSGSSMPLVLSLGLKDHSMDTLKGIVSAVIENRLW from the exons atgggTGGCTTAGAACAACGTTTTCCTGTTCCTTACAAGAATCTCTCTGTCGAAATCAAG GGGAACAAAACCGATCTAGTCGTTTGCCGTTACGACGATCATTTTCTT GTTATGGCTACCCAGATTGGAACTATGGGAACAATACTACATGCAAG AAAGGAGCAAGGTTTTACGGTCCAGCCGACTTTCAATGTGTCCGTAATATTTGGCAAACGAGACGAG CCAATGCTACTGGCAATTACTCGTCAGCTTATCGAACACATAAG TTCCTCGGGGTCGTCTATGCCTTTAGTTCTTTCTCTCGGTCTCAAAGACCATAGCATG GACACCTTGAAGGGCATTGTTTCGGCTGTGATTGAGAACCGTCTCTG GTGA
- the LOC108469472 gene encoding uncharacterized protein LOC108469472 isoform X1 translates to MGGLEQRFPVPYKNLSVEIKGNKTDLVVCRYDDHFLVMATQIGTMGTILHARKEQGFTVQPTFNVSVIFGKRDEPMLLAITRQLIEHISSSGSSMPLVLSLGLKDHSMDTLKGIVSAVIENRLW, encoded by the exons atgggTGGCTTAGAACAACGTTTTCCTGTTCCTTACAAGAATCTCTCTGTCGAAATCAAG GGGAACAAAACCGATCTAGTCGTTTGCCGTTACGACGATCATTTTCTT GTTATGGCTACCCAGATTGGAACTATGGGAACAATACTACATGCAAG AAAGGAGCAAGGTTTTACGGTCCAGCCGACTTTCAATGTGTCCGTAATATTTGGCAAACGAGACGAG CCAATGCTACTGGCAATTACTCGTCAGCTTATCGAACACATAAG TTCCTCGGGGTCGTCTATGCCTTTAGTTCTTTCTCTCGGTCTCAAAGACCATAGCATG GACACCTTGAAGGGCATTGTTTCGGCTGTGATTGAGAACCGTCTCTGGTAA
- the LOC108460083 gene encoding probable phospholipid-transporting ATPase 8 — MSRFNTELPESILKGQQERHLCNFNSNPLAPYSAPSVLVPLIVVIGATMAKEGIEDYRRRQQDVEANNRTVEVYDGNSSFNETKWKNLRVGDIVKVHKDEYFPADLLLLSSEYEDGVCYVETMNLDGETNTKSKHPLEVTSFIRDVETVKGFRAVIKCEDPNEHLYSFVGTLYYECQQYALSPQQILLRGTKLKNTDYINGVVIFTGHDTKVMQNAMDPPSKRTRIERRMDRIIYVLFSALILVSFVGSLLFGIETKKDGGDYGRWYLRPDITTVFFDPRRPSVAAFLHFLTGLMLYGYLIPISLYVSIEICKVLQSIFINQDQAMYDEETKRSAHARTSNLNEELGQVCTILSDKTGTLTCNSMEFVKCSIAGTAYGRGMTEVEIALARKRGETLDEQRDIDTVESREPVKGFNFRDGRIMNRKWVNEPNRDYIEKFFRVLALCHTAVPEVLDPGKIFYEAESPDEAAFVIAAREVGFQFFKRNQTSIQLRELDRSSGEIVDRVYELLHVLEFSSARRRMSVIVRNPERQLLLLAKGADSVIFERLSEEGRMFEAETKEHIERYSEAGLRTLAVAYRELDDDEYKRWEQEYVKAKTSVSADRDDLLDEKADMIERGLILLGATAIEDKLQKGVPDCIDKLAQAGIHIWVLTGDKKGTAINIGYACSLLRHGMKEILVILEKPGIEAIERDKEEFAKAYKIVEKQIDEGISQVTGESNTQFGLIIDGKSLIFALDKNLIIRFMELAMKCATVICCRSSPKQKAIVTRWVKSKTGRTTLAIGDGANDVGMIQEADIGVGITGVEGMQAAMSSDFSIAQFHFLERLLLVHGHWCYRRITMMICYFFYKNITFGFTLFWFEAYSSFSAQPAYNDWYMSSYNVLFTSLPVIALGVFEQDFSARHCLKYPSLYKEGIDNVLFRWIHILGWMFNGVLSSVIIFFLTTNSITGQAFRKDGQVADYSILGLTMYTCVVLAVNCQMALSINYFTWIQHLFIWGSITLWFKFLLVYGSIPPTLSTTAYKVFIEACAPSIRYWLTIILVVIATLLPLFSYRAFQTRFQPMVHDSIQTRRP; from the exons ATGAGTAGATTTAACACTGAATTACCTGAATCTATTCTAAAGGG ACAACAAGAAAGACATCTCTGCAACTTCAACTCAAA TCCGTTGGCACCTTATTCTGCACCTAGCGTTCTTGTGCCGTTAATTGTGGTGATTGGAGCTACAATGGCTAAAGAAGGCATCGAAGATTATCGGCGAAGACAGCAG GATGTAGAGGCAAACAATCGGACGGTTGAAGTTTATGACGGAAATAGTTCTTTCAACGAAACCAAATGGAAGAATCTCCGTGTCGGTGACATTGTTAAGGTGCATAAGGATGAATATTTTCCAGCTGATCTACTCTTACTTTCTTCGGAATATGAAGACGGTGTTTGTTATGTTGAGACGATGAACCTCGATGGAGAGACTAATACAAAGTCGAAGCATCCGTTAGAGGTAACATCCTTCATTCGTGATGTAGAGACTGTTAAGGGATTTAGAGCGGTGATTAAGTGTGAGGATCCAAATGAACATCTTTACTCATTCGTTGGAACATTGTACTACGAATGTCAACAATACGCACTTTCGCCACAACAAATCCTTTTGAGAGGTACTAAACTGAAAAATACTGATTATATCAATGGTGTGGTTATCTTCACTGGACATGATACGAAAGTAATGCAGAATGCTATGGACCCTCCTTCGAAGAGGACAAGGATAGAGAGAAGGATGGATAGAATAATTTATGTCCTTTTCAGTGCTTTGATTTTGGTATCATTCGTAGGGTCTCTACTTTTCGGAATTGAAACTAAAAAAGATGGTGGCGATTATGGAAGGTGGTATCTCCGACCGGATATCACGACTGTATTCTTTGACCCGAGGAGACCTTCAGTGGCTGCATTTTTGCATTTCTTGACAGGTCTGATGTTGTATGGGTATTTGATACCAATATCATTGTATGTTTCCATCGAGATTTGCAAGGTTTTACAAAGCATTTTCATTAACCAAGACCAGGCTATGTATGATGAGGAAACCAAGAGGTCAGCACATGCACGGACATCTAATTTGAACGAGGAACTTGGTCAGGTCTGCACTATACTCTCCGACAAAACCGGAACTTTGACATGTAACTCGATGGAGTTTGTGAAATGCTCAATTGCTGGCACTGCCTATGGTCGTGGCATGACTGAGGTTGAAATTGCATTGGCTAGGAAAAGAGGTGAGACATTGGATGAACAAAGGGATATTGATACAGTGGAATCTAGAGAACCTGTTAAGGGTTTCAACTTCCGAGATGGACGCATTATGAACCGGAAATGGGTGAACGAACCTAATCGAGATTACATAGAAAAGTTCTTTAGGGTCTTAGCACTTTGCCATACAGCCGTTCCCGAAGTACTAGACCCTGGTAAGATTTTTTATGAGGCTGAGTCACCAGATGAAGCAGCATTCGTCATTGCTGCACGAGAAGTCGGTTTTCAGTTTTTCAAAAGGAATCAAACCAGCATACAACTGCGTGAACTGGATCGTAGTAGTGGGGAAATAGTTGACAG AGTATACGAGCTTCTTCATGTGTTGGAGTTCAGTAGTGCTCGTAGAAGGATGTCCGTAATAGTAAGGAACCCAGAAAGACAGTTATTGCTCCTTGCTAAGGGGGCAGACAG TGTGATATTTGAAAGGCTTTCAGAAGAAGGACGGATGTTCGAGGCGGAGACCAAAGAGCATATCGAAAGGTATTCTGAGGCAGGATTACGAACTTTGGCAGTCGCTTATCGTGAGCTTGATGATGATGAGTATAAAAGATGGGAACAAGAATATGTGAAGGCCAAAACTTCTGTAAGTGCCGATAGAGATGATTTGCTGGATGAGAAGGCTGACATGATTGAAAGGGGTTTAATTCTTCTTGGTGCTACAGCTATTGAAGACAAACTACAAAAGGGG GTCCCAGACTGTATTGACAAGCTTGCACAGGCTGGGATCCATATATGGGTTTTGACTGGTGACAAGAAGGGAACTGCTATTAATATCGG GTATGCATGCAGTCTGCTAAGACATGGAATGAAAGAGATTTTGGTCATACTTGAAAAGCCCGGAATTGAGGCCATCGAAAGGGATAAGGAAGAATTCGCAAAG GCTTATAAAATTGTAGAAAAGCAAATAGACGAAGGAATATCTCAAGTAACTGGCGAAAGCAACACCCAGTTTGGTTTGATTATTGATGGCAAGTCCTTGATTTTTGCTCTGGACAAGAACCTCATAATACGCTTTATGGAGCTAGCAATGAAATGTGCTACTGTTATATGCTGTCGATCTTCCCCAAAACAAAAAGCTATT GTTACTAGATGGGTGAAATCCAAAACAGGTAGAACGACACTAGCAATTGGTGATGGTGCAAACGATGTTGGCATGATTCAAGAGGCTGATATTGGAGTTGGCATCACTGGTGTCGAAGGGATGcag GCTGCGATGTCAAGTGATTTTTCGATTGCACAATTTCATTTTCTGGAACGTTTATTATTAGTGCATGGCCATTGGTGTTACAGGCGAATAACAATGATG ATATGCTACTTTTTCTACAAGAACATCACTTTTGGATTTACTTTGTTTTGGTTCGAGGCCTACTCTTCTTTCTCTGCTCAGCCAGCTTATAATGATTGGTACATGTCAAGCTACAATGTCTTATTCACTTCACTTCCGGTAATCGCTCTTGGTGTTTTCGAACAGGATTTTTCAGCCCGACACTGCCTTAAG TATCCTTCATTATACAAAGAGGGCATAGACAATGTCCTCTTCCGCTGGATCCACATACTCGGCTGGATGTTTAATGGAGTTCTTAGTTCCGTAATTATATTCTTCTTAACTACCAACTCAATAACTGGTCAAGCATTCCGCAAAGATGGTCAAGTTGCCGATTATTCGATTCTTGGGCTGACAATGTATACATGTGTTGTTTTGGCGGTAAATTGCCAAATGGCACTCTCCATCAATTACTTCACATGGATCCAGCACCTCTTCATATGGGGCAGCATTACCTTGTGGTTTAAATTCTTGTTGGTTTACGGTTCGATTCCACCGACATTATCTACAACGGCATACAAGGTTTTCATTGAAGCTTGCGCTCCAAGCATTCGATATTGGCTCACCATCATCCTCGTTGTTATTGCCACACTACTACCTTTGTTTTCCTATAGGGCTTTTCAGACTCGGTTTCAACCTATGGTGCATGATAGTATACAAACACGAAGGCCGTAA